ATTGCGAGCACAACGATGGCGATGATCGGCACCAGGATCAGTGCGGCGACCGCGCACCACAGGGCGAGGCGCGCGGCGGAGAAGCCGTCGAGGGTGCGGGCGCCGGAGCGCGGCCCGCGGGCCCGATCGAGGTCGACCGGACCCGCGGAGCTGCGCTCCAGAGTGCTACTGGAAGAGGGCATTGAAGGTCTCGACGGCGTCGGCCTGCGAGGCGCGGATGGTCTCGAGGTCGGGGTTCAGGAAGTCGATGTCGGCGATGGCAGGTGCGCCCTCGGGGCTGTCGACGTCGGACCGGATCGGCAGGTACGACTGCGACGCGGCGATCTCCTGGCCCTCCTGGCTGATGAGGAAGTCGACGAAGAGCTTTGACGCCTCGGCCTCGTCCGTGTTCGCGAAGATGCCGACCGGCTGCGAGACGAAGGGCACGCCCTCGCTCGGGTAGATCGCCTCGATCGGCGAACCCGCGGCGGCGAGGTCGCGCACCAGCGAGTCGACGACGATCCCGACCGGGCTGCTGCCGTCGGCGACGGCCTGCGAGACGGGGCCGTTGCTCTCGGCGATCAGCGGCTGGTTGGCGGCGAGGCCCTCGAGCCAGGTCGTGCCGAGCGAGGCGTCATCGAGCCAGACTGCGGCGTTGTAGGCCGCGGCGCCGGAGACGTCCGGATTCGGCATGGCGATCTTGCCCGCGTACTGCGCGTCCGTGAGATCCTGCCACGACGTGGGTGCATCGGTGATGACGTTGGTGTTCACCGCGATGACGGTGGGGATGAGGCGTGTGCCGACGTAGAAGTGCTCGGGGTCGATGAGATCCTGCTGGATCGCTTCGGCCTCGGGAGATGCGTACTCAAGGAGCAGGTCGCGCTCGGCGTAGTCCTCGAAGGTGCCGGCGTCCGCCGCGAGCAGCAGGTCGGCGCCGATGTCGCCGGCCTTCTCCTCGGTCGCGATTCGCGCGGTGAGGTCGCCGGTGCCGGCGCGGAACACGTCGACGGTGATTGCGGGGTGGTGCGCGTTGAATGCGGCGATGACCGCGTCGATCTTCTCCTGCGGCTCCGACGTGTAGAGCGTGATGGTGGAGGCCTCGGCGGTGTCGGCCG
Above is a genomic segment from Leucobacter rhizosphaerae containing:
- a CDS encoding ABC transporter substrate-binding protein, yielding MSRNRTTGVIAAFALSALALTGCATSADAAGSDAADTAEASTITLYTSEPQEKIDAVIAAFNAHHPAITVDVFRAGTGDLTARIATEEKAGDIGADLLLAADAGTFEDYAERDLLLEYASPEAEAIQQDLIDPEHFYVGTRLIPTVIAVNTNVITDAPTSWQDLTDAQYAGKIAMPNPDVSGAAAYNAAVWLDDASLGTTWLEGLAANQPLIAESNGPVSQAVADGSSPVGIVVDSLVRDLAAAGSPIEAIYPSEGVPFVSQPVGIFANTDEAEASKLFVDFLISQEGQEIAASQSYLPIRSDVDSPEGAPAIADIDFLNPDLETIRASQADAVETFNALFQ